The genomic interval ACCAGCAGGGTCTTGGTGTTTAAGAGTTATGCAGCATCCATAAATTGACACTCAAAGTTATCAAAAAGCACTTTGTTTGCTCGCATCCCATGTAGCAGAACTGACTGAATTGAAGACACCTGGAAACCGTCGCTTAGCATAACCCTGACTGTGGATTCGCAAGTCTATCTAATCGAAGTGTCAAATCGGCACTCCAAGCGTCGTCAGCTGTCTTCATTCTGAGAGTCCACCTTCTGGGATGGGGGAGAGGCGCCCCGATGTGCCTGTATGGAACCATACGCCATCGACACACAATATCGTATTCGCAAAACACAGCGGAGCATGGCAAAACAAATAGCTGTCTCCCATCGTCACCATAGGCCATCGTCAAATTTTGTTGTTGGCAAATAGTGTATGCTATCTCGTTGAGGAAGCCAACTGAGATGACATATGTTGGCACACGCTCAAGGGAATATGCCGCCGAAGCTGTGTCTGACCGAATATGCGCACGCCTGTGTCCACACCAAACAACGGTGGTACCGTCGAACACAGCGGTACGAACAGATTCTGCAAACCCATATTTACTTGATGTTACACGCCCCATTTATTACATACGTGCTTGCACAGATCCTGCTCCCTGCGAAGACTtagacggagacaccgaaggCAACGAAGGGGCCGACGCCAGCCTAGATACACCCCCGGACGATGGCTTCTGCAAAGCATCCAAGACAGTCACACAATCGCCAATTGATCTAGGCCCCTTCTAGCATGTAACCAGGGGATGCGAAGCCTCTGTCAGGCTGCTCAGCCACCTCTCGTACTTCTAAGTGAGAATCGTCCAGCTCAACACCACCTACAGAGTACACGACAAGATGCACTACGAAGGTGTCAACCGCTCCCTCCTCTCGGCTGCATTCGACGTCGAGGCGCCAGTTAATAACACGCGCCAAACATACTTTCTGCACTTCTCCGACGCCCTCAAAGAGCTCTCCTGATCGGCAAAAGCACACAGTTGTGCGGTATCGACAGATCACGAGCACCGCCAAGACGCCTGACTGTTTCAAGAAAACATTCTCCTTCCATCGTTTGACGTGTGCAAAACACATAGAAGGCGTCCGTGCCGGCCCGGCTTCCTGCGTTCTCCTGATGACTGTTCGGTGGACGTGGCAAATACGCTAGTTTGGCACCAGCATGTGAGCTCCTGTTAATCAAAAGCGTCTCTCCACCATCTCTGCACGACACCGAAAACTTTGGAAACGCGACCTCGCAGCTTCCCCTCCACTTACTGAGGTCGGCCACTCGGGGCGTCTGTAGACAACGTAAAAGGTCGAATTTTTGAGGGCACTGGCACCACCGATTTGTCTGGCGTGAGACGGCAGCTCAGAACTCGTTCGTGGCAGTAGTGGTACGCTTCTCTACACTACAGCGACGCATCGAGTAGAGACCCGGGACGACAGTTCATTATCCAGTGTCGAAGGTGATCTGATAATGAGCAAGACGCTTGGCCGCAGCACTCACTGTCTGCCTGAGGGTGGtaacggaggagaggaactcAGTCGGCAGTACACTCGTGTCCTTGTTATAACGCCACTGGGTAGGCACATGCATAGGTCAGCGTATGCATAGCACACGTCCGAGCTGGACCGCCAGCGTCCGTAACACAAAGCAAAAAACGCCACGACAAACAGGCAAGGGCCGTGTTCGTCAATAGCCTTGTCATTGCTTGGCTCAGGGAAGCACATGCGGGTTCCTAAATAATGAACGACGGCTGCTCGCTTGCGATTAGGGTGTACTGCATAACGAGACTGCTCGTTCTTCTAGACGACGGAGCTGCTTACTCTCCTCGTGGTGTCAGTTTGATTGTGCTGGGTGTCACTCCGGATGCGCTCGCTGGTCGACCTGCAACAAACAGTGAACTAGTCCTGAAACTGTCCATCACCGCACAATGCCTTAGGCTGCATCAGCGAGGAGCATTGAAGCAGGAGTGAGGATGTACATCGATGAGTTCATTGTGTCACATTCATACTGCATGGGCGAGAGATGCGAAACACGCAGAGCACCGAAAACTCGTGAAAAGCAAGCGACATCTTGAGAAGTCATGATATAATTACTCAACACCCACCTCCCGCAAAAGAAATCCTACACAATCATCAAACTGCCTGACGGATGAGACGCGTACAGCTATGCAGCAATAATGCATTCCGCCGGTAGAGGGTACGCCAGTGTACGGAGAAATTAGCAAACGACCTCTTGAAATGCAGCCTTGGAATTCTGTCCACTGCCGTAACCAGCGGCTGCCTGTTTGAAAAGGGTTGCTGCTATCAAGCTGTAAGTTCCAATTCTCGTGCGATGGAGCAGTGGAGGAATACTGTGGCAATAGTGTTGCACCGCAATGTTACGTAAGATACACAAGCACACCCGTCGACGGCTACACAGCCGCTCTGCATCTGTTGCTGATTCATAAAGTCTCTGAGGATATACAGGATATACAGGACATCGGCACATTCGAACTGGCCAGGTTAAGCGAAAATATAGCCTCAGCGAGTCCATAGAGGAATACAATGATGCGTGTAGTTCCTAGTAACTCATTTATTCCTTTGCATCATGGAAAGCATGTCTGTGCGTCTTGATTCTGAGAAACGCCCACAAGCCGAGCAGGCTGCGGCATCTGCCGGCACGGTGTGCCAAGTGCACTGGTGACGCAAACTTACGTTCTCTTGGCACCTAATGCACACACAGGCGCGTCAGAAAATTGAATCGAATTTGCATCTGCATTGACAAAGAGACGCGTGTGCTATGGATGTAGCCTTGCTCCCTACTACTAAATGTTGCGTGAGGTTTTTTTGTTGTTCGGCGTCCAGCATTCCACCCTGCTCAAACTGTCGGACGCTACCAGGATCTCTGTTGCCCCTATCAATGTTCCTTCCTTGCCTACTTCTGATTTAGTGGATAGCGGCCAGGCGGCCAAGCTCGGCTTCTGCCTGAACGCAAAGAAACCGAAGATCGCCTTCGACGGTAGCCGCACAACTGCAGACTGTGACGTGGGTCTGACAGGTTTCCCCATCGCTTAGCTGCCGACTGGAGTCTCAAGCGGCGACGTGACACTTCACGTGATGACGCTAACCCGGACCTATCTCAATAACAGCGGCGCCACCGCAGCGCAAGCATGTAATGCCACCAAACCATCCCTCGCCCTACTACGCTGTGGCGTTAACTCTTTCCCTAGCCATAGTATTGCACGTACTTGCTGGTAGCCGCTATGAAACCATAAAGATCACAAATGGCAGAGACATAATGGAGGACGTTATTCATCCCTTGATGTCACATCAGCTTAGTCTCCTTCCGAAGTACGGAACAGCCACTTGGATTCCTTTCTCATGCTAAACGGGTATCTGAGTAGACGGCCTGTCCTTCATTCCCGAGTAAACGTTTGGCCACTGTATAAGGCGGCTAATCTGGAGACCCACGTGTCACTTGGACTAGCTGACGCATTTATTACGTACGCGCAGGACCCGATCCGGCTCCCTGCGAAGACTtagacggagacaccgaaggCAACGAAGGGGCCGACGCCAGCCTAGATACACCCCCGGACGATGGCTTCTGCAAAGCATCCAAGACAGTCACACAATCGCCAATTGATCTAGGCCCCTGCTAGCATGTAACCAGGGGATGCGAAGCCTCTGTCAGGCTGCGCAGCCACCTCTCGTGCTTCTAAGTGAGAATCGTCCAGCTCAACACCACCTACAGAGTACACGACAAGATGCACTACGAAGGTGTCAACCGCTCCCTTCTCTCGGCTGCATTCGACGTCGAGGTGCCAGCTAATTCCGCCACAGGCCATACTTCcggttcttcttcggcgctTTTAGACGGAGCTTCTGAGCGGCAAAAGCACACAGTTGTGCGGTATCGACAGATCACGAGCACCGCCAAGACGCCTGACTGTTTCAAGAAAACATTCTCCTTCCATCGTTTGACGTGTGCAAAACACATAGAAGGCGTCCGTGCCGGCCCGGCTTCCTGCGTTCTCCTGATGACTGTTCGGTGGACGTGGCAAATACGCTAGTTTGGCACCAGCATGTGAGCTCCTGTTAATCAAAAGCGTCTCTCCACCATCTCTGCACGACACCGAAAACTTTGGAAACGCGACCTCGCAGCTTCCCCTCCACTTACTGAGGTCGGCCACTCGGGGCGTCTGTAGACAACGTAAAAGGTCGAATTTTTGAGGGCACTGGCACCACCGATTTGTCTGGCGTGAGACGGCAGCTCAGAACTCGTTCGTGGCAGTAGTGGTACGCTTCTCTACACTACAGCGACGCATCGAGTAGAGACCCGGGACGACAGTTCATTATCCAGTGTCGAAGGTGATCTGATAATGAGCAAGACGCTTGGCCGCAGCACTCACTTTCTGCCTGAGGGTGGtaacggaggagaggaactcAGTCGGCAGTACACTCGTGTCCTTGTTATAACGCCACTGGGTAGGCACATGCATAGGTCAGCGTATGCATAGCACACGTCCGAGCTGGACCGCCAGCGTCCGTAACACAAAGCAAAAAACGCCACGACAAACAGGCAAGGGCCGTGTTCGTCAATAGCCTTGTCATTTCTTGGTTCAGTGAATCGCATGCAGGTTCCGATATACAATCACATTAGTCCCCCTACAGTTACAGATTACTGTATGGCAGAGTTTGTTCGTTGTACAGGACGAAGCTGCTTACGTGCCCGGTGGCCATGGTATCGGCTTGAAGAGCCAAGAAAGCGCTCGCCCACCTGCAACACAGAGTGAACTCAAGCAGAGGATGTCAAACATCGAACACTGCCTCAGGTTGCAAAGGCGGAATACTTAAGCAAGTGTGAGGACACACACCGGTTATTGGCCGCACACACGTTCCTTACGTTTTTTCTGGCGATATgcacgaggagaggagacaaagaagcatGGCATCACGACAGACATGGACACATTGAGAAGTGCCTCTTGAATTTTACGCCTGCCTACAGAAACCGTTGTCTGCGCAAACTGTAAGCCTTTTGATTTCACTGCTGAGCAGAAACCTACAGTCCTAGTAACAGATGATGCAATCAGAACATGCCCACAGTCGCCAGTGGATCCATCGGACAGAGGACGGAATTAGTTGTGCAGACGTCGCTCAGGATTTGGCACATACCACCCCGAATATAGTTGCGGAGTACTCACTGCTTAGGTGCCGCCTCGACGGAACTCTCTGCTGCATAGGCGAGAGATGCGAAACACGCAGAGCACCGAAAACTCGTGAAAAGCAAGCGACATCTTGAGAAGTCATGATATAATTACTCAACACCCACCTCCCGCAAAAGAAATCCTACACAATCATCAAACTGCCTGACGGATGAGACGCGTACAGCTATGCAGCAATAATGCATTCCGCCGGTAGAGGGTACGCCAGTGTACGGAGAAATTAGCAAACGACCTCTTGAAATGCAGCCTTGGAATTCTGTCCACTGCCGTAACCAGCGGCTGCCTGTTTGAAAAGGGTTGCTGCTATCAAGCTGTAAGTTCCAATTCTCGTGCGATGGAGCAGTGGAGGAATACTGTGGCAATAGTGTTGCACCGCAATGTTACGTAAGATACACAAGCACACCCGTCGACGGCTACACAGCCGCTCTGCATCTGTTGCTGATTCATAAAGTCTCTGAGGATATACAGGATATACAGGACATCGGCACATTCGAACTGGCCAGGTTAAGCGAAAATATAGCCTCAGCGAGTCCATAGAGGAATACAATGATGCGTGTAGTTCCTAGTAACTCATTTATTCCTTTGCATCATGGAAAGCATGTCTGTGCGTCTTGATTCTGAGAAACGCCCACAAGCCGAGCAGGCTGCGGCATCTGCCGGCACGGTGTGCCAAGTGCACTGGTGACGCAAACTTACGTTCTCTTGGCACCTAATGCACACACAGGCGCGTCAGAAAATTGAATCGAATTTGCATCTGCATTGACAAAGAGACGCGTGTGCTATGGATGTAGCCTTGCTCCCTACTACTAAATGTTGCGTGAGGTTTTTTTGTTGTTCGGCGTCCAGCATTCCACCCTGCTCAAACTGTCGGACGCTACCAGGATCTCTGTTGCCCCTATCAATGTTCCTTCCTTGCCTACTTCTGATTTAGTGGATAGCGGCCAGGCGGCCAAGCTCGGCTTCTGCCTGAACGCAAAGAAACCGAAGATCGCCTTCGACGGTAGCCGCACAACTGCAGACTGTGACGTGGGTCTGACAGGTTTCCCCATCGCTTAGCTGCCGACTGGAGTCTCAAGCGGCGACGTGACACTTCACGTGATGACGCTAACCCGGACCTATCTCAATAACAGCGGCGCCACCGCAGCGCAAGCATGTAATGCCACCAAACCATCCCTCGCCCTACTACGCTGTGGCGTTAACTCTTTCCCTAGCCATAGTATTGCACGTACTTGCTGGTAGCCGCTATGAAACCATAAAGATCACAAATGGCAGAGACATAATGGAGGACGTTATTCATCCCTTGATGTCACATCAGCTTAGTCTCCTTCCGAAGTACGGAACAGCCACTTGGATTCCTTTCTCATGCTAAACGGGTATCTGAGTAGACGGCCTGTCCTTCATTCCCGAGTAAACGTTTGGCCACTGTATAAGTCGGCTCATCTGGCGATCGGAACCTGTTTTGGAAGTAGAGGTCGTTTGTTGGTTAAAATGTACAGTTAGCTGTTGGACAGGTAATGCGTTATGCTTGGCTGTTCTGAGTAACAGCACGGAAATGCGGAGCTCCCTCACGTACGTGCTTTCTGAAAAGCATTCTCACATTGCAGGAAAacccacgcatgcagattaGCAGCAGCGTCCTGTGTGGTCGTGAACCGGAATGAAATGAAATTGTGGCTAAGGATGAGTCGGCGCTTTCACCATCTGTATTCTTTATCTCATCCGGTTGACGTTTACATGCTTACAGTTTTTGACTTAGACACGCCGTTGAAGAATGGGAATCTGAACACATGTCACACAAATGGCAGGCCGCGTGTTGCCCCATCATGTCTGCAAATGCTTAAAGATGAACGCGAAGGTCGAAACTGCCAGCAAGCAAAGGAAAATAATCACATTTACGCCTCCATTCTCAGCAAACTGTCATGAACGTAATACCCCTGTATGAATGCAGTTCACATCTCAGTGCAAGCCGCGCCTCCCGCAACTCACTTGCGCTCTATTAATTTGAGACGAAAAGACAAAGTGCATGAAAAACCTACTTTATGAGATAACGTGAGTATGATATCTTAAACCGTGTGTCAATCGTAATGGCAGTGGCAACGTGGTGTTGAAATAGGGACAACCGGTGGAGCAAGCCAAGCAAGTACGGCCATATCCCCAGCACATGCAACCTGAATTCTCTGCGCATCAACACACATGAATAAAATGGAAAGAACATCGGGGACATCCTTCGGCACAGAGATGACGGATAAAACTTACTTTTCGGCtgaacagaagacagagctTAAGCTGATAAATACAACAGAAGATACCGTTGAAATTATGAGAACCGGCTTTACACGCTTCCAGCATTTGGACGTTTGTGTGCATGGTCGATTGTTACTGGATTTGTTCTTTCACTTAGATCAGGAAACAGAGTGTCCTAACCCTCGCATTTCATTATCCACTGGTTGTGGAAGACGCGCTCGCCGCTTCGGATATACCACCAACTGGTCAAACAAGCTGTTTGGTCACTATGTGAAAACAGTGGGGACAACACCGGGACAGTTGTGAGGTAGCGGAGCTTATCCTATCTCCAAGGGCAGAACCTCTATACAGTACAGAAGTGAGTAAGCATACATGTATTCTGAATTTACGAGTGTAATCGGTATACAAGCTTGTATGGCAATCTAGTGGAACTACAACAAAACAGCGGTCTGCTGCGGAGCCAACTAAAGTGGAAACTACTTCGTGCCCTGTTTCCAGGGAATTGGAGGATATGGGATTTGTTTTCACCCACCACTGTCTACGCTGACCCAGGATCGGGAAAAAAATCTTCTCTTTTGTTACTGGGTTCTGGCAGCAGTGCAACGCCCAAATACTTGGTGGATGGGGGATCGCGAATCTTTAACCGAAACACGTGCAGTAGATGAGGGTTTAGGAGTATCGGTTGATGCGACATGATATGAGAAAATCATGACATTGTATGAGTGTTTTGAGTCACATGCTTGAAGCACCGTACCAGCGGCCTGAGGACAGCGAACACAGGACCACGTATGTGACGGGACAATCAGGGCGACAGAATCCAATACACATACTGCAGTCAAATCACCACTATGCCTCCTCTCACATACGCCCTCTATATTTTACGGGTTTTATTGAGGTACAAGCTGAGATGAAAAAGCTGAGGAACAGAGCCCGCTTGGCTGTACCGGATATTCCTTTCCTCGGGTTGTATTTCATCGTTGTCCTCGGGAGAAAAACCATCCTTGTGCTGCACAATTGAATGGTTACCAGTTCCAATAATGAACAAATCAGAACCGATTAATACTACAATGCCTAATCCTGTAAACTACGATGTGACTTCGAGGCTAATGCCTTCTTTCCCTTTGTTGGCGGCACGTTTTCAGTCTCTTCTACTGAGATGCAGAACAAACAGAAGCGTGGACATTATTCGCCCCCCCAAAGCAAAAGCCCGAACGGCACCGTCAGTGCTGATGGCAACCCGGTTGTTCGCCCGAAAAACCGAAACAAGCGAACTCGATAGAGAGTCGAAAATCAGCCTTTTTTTGCATGACGATGATTCCACGAGTTACCAAGTGCGCATAGTTCAAGCCGTCATACTCCCTTCTGCGTAGTTAGAGGCTAAGCAAGAATGCACCTCAGCGAATATCATCCACGCAAGTATGCGCTCCTCCACAGCCTatcgttttttctttgcctGCCATTCAATTTGATTTGCTGCCCCGAGACTGCGTCTGGAATCAACACTTACGACTGTGGTACAGTGCCATACAACGGCTCTGgaggggaggaaaaagacatACAAATCCTCTGTTCGACAACAAAATGGAAGTCGGCCCATAGACGGCTGGTCAAAAATGAAGAGAGACCGAATTGTTGACACTTTTCCCACAGGTGTTCTAGCCAAGAAGAAACTGACACAGAACGACTCTTCAGCGTGAAGTTCGGTACTACAACATAAGGGTGTTAGAAACGAATTTGAGGTTATGTGAGAGTTTCTATCTGCAGCATGACGCTTGTTTAACAAGCTTGCCTACTCACTACAGCCACTGCCTTCCTCAGATATCAACTTCCGTGCGGGCAAACATGTGTCTGGGGTGCTATAATAGGAGTTGGGTGAATGTGTCTCAGGCTTTGTCTAACGAATTCCGAGCGTGTGTATATGACATCACAGGCGGAAAGACACAACAAAATCGTGTACTTGATAATATATTGACTGACACCAGCAAcacttttctgtctcggtAGACAAAGAAGACTCACGACGTACCTTCTTGACGCGGACCGCCGCCCTGGACGTTGGCACCCAAAGAACAAAAGGAGGTATCCGAGAGCATGTGAACCGTACTACCATACACACCAGCAGTCGTCGAACACTGAATGGCTATGAACATTCTGAAACAACATCCGCTGGGGCGGACCTCACTAACCAGTGCCATGCGAATTGTGCCTCTGACCAATACTTACAGCTGCTCTGGCATGCGCGGAAAACAGAAGTCACACAACCTCGAATGAAAGCGGACAACAAACAAACGATAAGCAGAATGAAGGGTTGACAGCTGGCCAGCAACATCAGTTCTCTTCACAAATGGAACGATTGCCTCATCATCATTCAGTGCCTCAAAGAAGGCCACCGCCAGCGGATCCTATGCATCAAAATATAAGCTAATCGGTAATGTCAGCGCGGGGCTTTATCCCGTCAGCTGTTCCAACTAACCAAGGACCTTATCCCTCTTACCGACGTCAACCGTAgatgtctctcctgtcctgAGAGCCCACGACTAACTTCATTACTAGCACTACATGTCAATGTTGTAGTGCTATAAGCGGGTGTTCCTTGACACCGTATCGACGACACTTTCGATCCTTGACTCACATCTTCGCTGAAACTGGCGGCTTGCTCTCAGGCACAATATCCTCCGTCTGGGCAGCTTCGTCTGGTCCTTAGTCGCAAGAATATGGACAGAAAGCACGCACATGAAGAACAAACGCCATGATCCCTAGGACTAGATGTGGCGCGAGGCGGAGCTGCTGCGCTTACACTGGCAACGATTCACTGCCAacctttctctgcgtctatAGATGCCTTACTATCCTCTGTGGGAGTCTATTGTTGACAGGACAGCATGAAACACAGACAAAAGACATCTAAATTTATGCAGTAGCAACAAAGCAACACCTCACTGACTGTGGTGTATTCGGTACCGTCGACGGTTGTGCACAGCATCACCGTACGCCGACATGTCAACTATACATTGCGCTTACTTGAGTACTGCATACAGTCGTGAGTAACGAACAAATTCAATAAGCGTACGAACCGAGGATGGAGTGAACATGACATAAATGAAAGCGCCTGGTTCACGTGACTACGTCACGAGCACTCAGGACTACCCTCTTGACTCAATGCAGGGGACCAAAGCATGCCACCGCGTTCCTGTCGTAAACGGACGCATCCCTGAGTGATGACTGTCTCGAATCGGGTCGAACACCACGAACTAACTATATCGATGGCTGACGACCCTCATGTGGGAGATACCATATTTGTGAAGTTAACTAACAGAGCACATCGGAAAACGCCTACGGAACTGGTGGTTGGACTCTTGAGCTTTCTGTACTGCCTTGCTCGGACGGTGGTCCTGCGGGTTTCGGATGCACAGAGAAGATATAACAATGTAATTGTGATTGATGAGAGAGCTGGCAGCAACGGAAGCTCAAAACAGTGAACAGCGTTTTTTGGTGCGATAGTACAGACTTCTGCTGATAACAGGGTGACTTACGGGGGGCGCTGCAATGGGGGCATTCtcatatacatgtatatatatatcgcaAAGGCGGTTGCAGATTTTTGTAGTTAGCTGTATCAACTAAAGGAACTGTGGTGGACTGGCGAAGCTCGGAGGTTCTGGATGGATCGTATTGACTTCTTATTCCGACCTTCAACGAGTGGAAAATTCAGAGTCGTGCTGACGGAGGTCACTTCTAacgtgtgtgtttctcgcaGTAATATTGGCGAAACTCACCCCTGCACGTTTCCATAGTGATGCGGCCGACGAGGAGGGGGAACTGGAGGCGGCGGACCTGCAGAGTATGACAGATCAGATAAACCGAAGGAAAAACTCTCTCAGAAGGCAGTTGAAAGACTCTCTACCGCACACATTGGCCCTAGCGAGTGCGCAGAGTAAAGGCACTGTGGCTGTCCAGAACACCCAACAAAATTGTACGAGTCCGCTCCAGTTCCTGCTCGTCTGTAAGAACAAATGGCCGGTATCTCAACCACGGAGCCGCGAAGAAGTATGCCTCAGTGCAAAGTCGGGCATGCAATTTCCCACCAGGGGACGCAAACCTAGCAAGGTAGTTTAGTTCGCTCCCCGGTGTCCCTCTACCTCGCCCTGCGATTAAGCGAATTTTATAACCAAAACCGGCAAGGGTACGCGCCGCTAGTTCAGGACGTTTGTGTTACACTGAAACGCACAGATAGCATTTCACTGTTTATTCTTTCACTGGGGTAAAACACGTTGAACACACCATAATGCCCTGTGTCCACCAGTTTCTCACAACTACATGAGCAGCTTCATCTCTCAGCTGAACTAGGACTGACCTGCTCTGTGGAATATCGTCACAGGGGACAAATAACAAAAACAGACAACCGTCATGAGCTGCCATCGAGACTTCGGCCCCGATTGTGTCGAGTGCCTTCGAGGAAGTCTCCGTCATCAATAAAGGAACGTCTATTGCCTCGCTGTGATATCTTTTGTTGCGCCACGCCCCCAAGCTTCTGCATATTGTAATGTTACGGCAGGTAACGCGCGTTTAAGGAAGGTGCTCGTCAACAAGCAGTTGGCGGCATACATTGACGCAGACATAAAAACCTGAACGTGAACCCTACGAACAAGAGCACGCGATTCTGTCAAAAACCAGGTAAGGGTAGACGATACGTTCGGGACAAACTGCGAGACAGGCGACTTTAACAGGTGAATGTGACTATGTGCGCACGAATAAGATGTAGCAAAAATCAGTCCCTCATGACATAAAGTAAGGACTGCCACAAAAAGGAAACAATAAGTCTCACCCTCGAAATCTGTGCCTGGCCTTcgccgaagaaaaaagcCCCATAAATCCTGCAACTTACAAAGGGAACCCGTAGCCCACTGCAACAGCGCAGCAAATGCGAACACATACGTGGCACGGAAAAAATTATGCGAATCATGCGTTATTTTGATTAGAGTGAATGATTCCTGGTGACAAAGTGGCGCAACTCTACCGATAGCCAATCATCGACTCGACGACGCGCCCGGCCTCACTACCCACACGAAGGCTCTCGTAGCTACTCAGTTGGTAACGTGGAGCCAATAGGAGACCTCTAGCCTTACTTTCATCTAGTTCCTGCAACGGCACCCCACACGCGAAGAGTTCAGGCACGCTGCTGATCGCATTGCTGATAACTGCCGAACGCTGAGGAACGGGAAAATGACGCAAGTTGGGAAATCTAGTCGCACGTGCCAAGATATGACTTGAGGA from Toxoplasma gondii ME49 chromosome VIIa, whole genome shotgun sequence carries:
- a CDS encoding hypothetical protein (encoded by transcript TGME49_203688), which codes for MFDILCLSSLCVAGGRALSWLFKPIPWPPGTQKTPRVADLKAPSKSAEEEPEKPSSGGVSRLASAPSLPSVSPSKSSQGAGSGPART
- a CDS encoding hypothetical protein (encoded by transcript TGME49_203685~Signal peptide predicted by SignalP 2.0 HMM (probability 0.986) with cleavage site probability 0.567 at residue 26~Predicted trans-membrane domain (TMHMM2.0):9-32), which produces MTVVCFCYLSPVTIFHRAGPPPPVPPPRRPHHYGNVQGAPRPPSEQGSTESSRVQPPVPTQTPTEDRPDEAAQTEDIVPESKPPVSAKIAAGGGPRQEEPLYGTVPQSPLVRCFKHVTQNTHTMS